The Brassica oleracea var. oleracea cultivar TO1000 chromosome C6, BOL, whole genome shotgun sequence genome includes a region encoding these proteins:
- the LOC106296356 gene encoding scarecrow-like protein 27 isoform X3 gives MPLSFERFQGEGVFGVVSSLYSDPQKIWFNQDKTGAEQDLGYVVGGVLPEPTSVLDALRSPSPLASHSSTTTTTTTTTMTLSSSHGGGTVTATATAVDDKCSQIGLDDLDGGQEQSILRLIMDPGSGFGVFDPGFGFGSGSVPVNPLLSSSFPYQEELTFSNPPSSPPAKRFNSGSHQPVFPFPDPGHDPFLVRRQQQFQFPFQFHQQQLPGTAGDDQTVIIEQLFNAAELIGNNNNNGDHTALAQGILARLNHHLSYSNNNNNKNPPFQRAASHITEALLSLINNASPPLISPENMILRIAAYRTFSETSPFLQFVNFTANQSILESCNDELGFDRIHIIDFDVGYGGQWSSLMQELASRRRNRASSLKITVFAPPPSTVSDEFELRFTEENLRSFAGEVKIPFEIELLSLELLLNPAYWPVSLRSLEKEAVAVNLPVNSVVSGYLPFILRFLKQISPNVVVCSDRGCDRNDAPFPNAVIHALQYHTTLLESLDANQSQEDESVERFWVQPSIEKLLMKRHRWIERSQPWRSLFTQCGFSPASLSQTAEAQAECLLQRSPVRGFHVEKRHGSLVMCWQRKELVTVSAWKC, from the exons ATGCCCTTATCTTTTGAAAGATTTCAAGGGGAGGGGGTGTTTGGTGTTGTTTCTTCTCTCTATTCAGATCCTCAGAAAATCTGGTTTAATCAAGACAAAACCGGAGCAGAACAAGATCTTGGTTATGTCGTCGGTGGTGTTTTACCGGAGCCGACGTCTGTTCTCGACGCTTTAAGGAGTCCTAGCCCTCTCGCTTCTCACTCTTCAACCACCACCACCACCACCACCACCACCATGACTCTCTCTTCCTCTCACGGCGGTGGTACCGTCACCGCCACCGCAACCGCCGTTGACGATAAATGTAGTCAAATCGGTCTAGATGATCTCGACGGAGGTCAGGAACAGAGCATCTTAAGGCTTATCATGGACCCGGGTTCAGGTTTCGGTGTTTTCGACCCGGGTTTCGGATTCGGATCCGGGTCTGTCCCGGTGAATCCTTTGTTATCGAGTAGCTTCCCTTATCAAGAAGAGTTGACGTTCTCGAACCCACCGTCATCTCCGCCGGCGAAACGGTTCAATTCGGGATCTCATCAACCCGTTTTCCCATTTCCGGATCCGGGTCACGACCCGTTTCTCGTCCGCCGTCAACAGCAATTCCAGTTTCCGTTTCAGTTTCACCAGCAACAACTCCCG GGAACGGCCGGCGATGACCAAACAGTCATCATCGAGCAGCTGTTCAACGCGGCGGAGCTAATCGGGAACAATAACAACAACGGCGACCACACCGCTCTCGCGCAAGGGATATTGGCGCGGCTCAATCACCATCTCAGCTACAGCAACAACAACAACAACAAGAACCCTCCGTTTCAGAGAGCGGCTTCTCACATAACCGAAGCTCTCCTCTCACTCATCAACAACGCATCCCCACCGTTAATCTCACCAGAGAATATGATCCTTCGAATCGCTGCGTACAGAACATTCTCCGAAACGTCGCCGTTTCTTCAATTCGTCAACTTCACAGCGAACCAATCGATTCTTGAGTCATGCAACGACGAGCTAGGGTTTGATCGGATCCACATTATCGACTTCGACGTTGGATACGGAGGACAATGGTCGTCGTTGATGCAAGAGCTCGCTTCAAGGAGAAGAAACAGAGCATCGTCTCTGAAAATAACGGTCTTCGCTCCTCCTCCGTCGACGGTGTCCGACGAGTTCGAGCTTAGATTCACGGAGGAGAATCTCAGAAGCTTCGCCGGAGAAGTCAAGATTCCGTTTGAGATCGAGCTGTTGAGCCTCGAGCTTCTTCTGAACCCAGCTTATTGGCCTGTCTCTCTCCGTTCGTTGGAGAAAGAAGCTGTTGCGGTGAATCTTCCCGTTAACTCCGTTGTGTCCGGTTACCTTCCGTTCATCCTCCGTTTCCTTAAACAGATCTCTCCAAACGTCGTCGTTTGTTCAGACAGAGGATGTGACCGTAACGACGCGCCGTTTCCTAACGCTGTGATCCACGCGCTTCAGTACCACACCACTCTGCTCGAGTCTCTCGATGCTAATCAAAGCCAAGAGGATGAGAGCGTTGAGAGGTTTTGGGTGCAGCCGTCGATTGAGAAGCTGTTGATGAAACGACACCGTTGGATTGAAAGATCACAGCCGTGGAGAAGCTTGTTTACACAATGTGGGTTTTCTCCGGCGAGTTTGAGTCAGACTGCGGAGGCTCAGGCGGAGTGTTTGTTGCAGAGGAGTCCGGTCAGAGGGTTTCATGTTGAGAAAAGACATGGTTCACTTGTTATGTGTTGGCAAAGGAAAGAACTCGTTACTGTCTCTGCTTGGAAGTGTTAG
- the LOC106296356 gene encoding scarecrow-like protein 27 isoform X2 has product MPLSFERFQGEGVFGVVSSLYSDPQKIWFNQDKTGAEQDLGYVVGGVLPEPTSVLDALRSPSPLASHSSTTTTTTTTTMTLSSSHGGGTVTATATAVDDKCSQIGLDDLDGGQEQSILRLIMDPGSGFGVFDPGFGFGSGSVPVNPLLSSSFPYQEELTFSNPPSSPPAKRFNSGSHQPVFPFPDPGHDPFLVRRQQQFQFPFQFHQQQLPGTAGDDQTVIIEQLFNAAELIGNNNNNGDHTALAQGILARLNHHLSYSNNNNNKNPPFQRAASHITEALLSLINNASPPLISPENMILRIAAYRTFSETSPFLQFVNFTANQSILESCNDELGFDRIHIIDFDVGYGGQWSSLMQELASRRRNRASSLKITVFAPPPSTVSDEFELRFTEENLRSFAGEVKIPFEIELLSLELLLNPAYWPVSLRSLEKEAVAVNLPVNSVVSGYLPFILRFLKQISPNVVVCSDRGCDRNDAPFPNAVIHALQYHTTLLESLDANQSQEDESVERFWVQPSIEKLLMKRHRWIERSQPWRSLFTQCGFSPASLSQTAEAQAECLLQRSPVRGFHVEKRHGSLVMCWQRKELVTVSAWKC; this is encoded by the exons ATGCCCTTATCTTTTGAAAGATTTCAAGGGGAGGGGGTGTTTGGTGTTGTTTCTTCTCTCTATTCAGATCCTCAGAAAATCTGGTTTAATCAAGACAAAACCGGAGCAGAACAAGATCTTGGTTATGTCGTCGGTGGTGTTTTACCGGAGCCGACGTCTGTTCTCGACGCTTTAAGGAGTCCTAGCCCTCTCGCTTCTCACTCTTCAACCACCACCACCACCACCACCACCACCATGACTCTCTCTTCCTCTCACGGCGGTGGTACCGTCACCGCCACCGCAACCGCCGTTGACGATAAATGTAGTCAAATCGGTCTAGATGATCTCGACGGAGGTCAGGAACAGAGCATCTTAAGGCTTATCATGGACCCGGGTTCAGGTTTCGGTGTTTTCGACCCGGGTTTCGGATTCGGATCCGGGTCTGTCCCGGTGAATCCTTTGTTATCGAGTAGCTTCCCTTATCAAGAAGAGTTGACGTTCTCGAACCCACCGTCATCTCCGCCGGCGAAACGGTTCAATTCGGGATCTCATCAACCCGTTTTCCCATTTCCGGATCCGGGTCACGACCCGTTTCTCGTCCGCCGTCAACAGCAATTCCAGTTTCCGTTTCAGTTTCACCAGCAACAACTC CCGGGAACGGCCGGCGATGACCAAACAGTCATCATCGAGCAGCTGTTCAACGCGGCGGAGCTAATCGGGAACAATAACAACAACGGCGACCACACCGCTCTCGCGCAAGGGATATTGGCGCGGCTCAATCACCATCTCAGCTACAGCAACAACAACAACAACAAGAACCCTCCGTTTCAGAGAGCGGCTTCTCACATAACCGAAGCTCTCCTCTCACTCATCAACAACGCATCCCCACCGTTAATCTCACCAGAGAATATGATCCTTCGAATCGCTGCGTACAGAACATTCTCCGAAACGTCGCCGTTTCTTCAATTCGTCAACTTCACAGCGAACCAATCGATTCTTGAGTCATGCAACGACGAGCTAGGGTTTGATCGGATCCACATTATCGACTTCGACGTTGGATACGGAGGACAATGGTCGTCGTTGATGCAAGAGCTCGCTTCAAGGAGAAGAAACAGAGCATCGTCTCTGAAAATAACGGTCTTCGCTCCTCCTCCGTCGACGGTGTCCGACGAGTTCGAGCTTAGATTCACGGAGGAGAATCTCAGAAGCTTCGCCGGAGAAGTCAAGATTCCGTTTGAGATCGAGCTGTTGAGCCTCGAGCTTCTTCTGAACCCAGCTTATTGGCCTGTCTCTCTCCGTTCGTTGGAGAAAGAAGCTGTTGCGGTGAATCTTCCCGTTAACTCCGTTGTGTCCGGTTACCTTCCGTTCATCCTCCGTTTCCTTAAACAGATCTCTCCAAACGTCGTCGTTTGTTCAGACAGAGGATGTGACCGTAACGACGCGCCGTTTCCTAACGCTGTGATCCACGCGCTTCAGTACCACACCACTCTGCTCGAGTCTCTCGATGCTAATCAAAGCCAAGAGGATGAGAGCGTTGAGAGGTTTTGGGTGCAGCCGTCGATTGAGAAGCTGTTGATGAAACGACACCGTTGGATTGAAAGATCACAGCCGTGGAGAAGCTTGTTTACACAATGTGGGTTTTCTCCGGCGAGTTTGAGTCAGACTGCGGAGGCTCAGGCGGAGTGTTTGTTGCAGAGGAGTCCGGTCAGAGGGTTTCATGTTGAGAAAAGACATGGTTCACTTGTTATGTGTTGGCAAAGGAAAGAACTCGTTACTGTCTCTGCTTGGAAGTGTTAG
- the LOC106296986 gene encoding axial regulator YABBY 1 isoform X2 has product MSMSSMSSPSSAVFSAEHLSPSEHLCYVQCNFCETILAVSVPYTSLFKTVTVRCGCCANLLSVNMRSLVLPASNQIQLQLGPQSYFTPQNILEELREAPSNMNMMMINQHPNMNDIPSFMDLHQKHEIPKAPPTNRPPEKRQRVPSAYNRFIKEEIQRIKAGNPDISHREAFSAAAKNWAHFPHIHFGLMPDNQPVKKTNMPQQAGEENMGMKEGFYAPAANVGERH; this is encoded by the exons ATGTCTATGTCGTCTATGTCATCTCCTTCCTCAGCTGTTTTTTCAGCAGAGCACCTCTCTCCCTCTGAACATCTTTGCTATGTCCAATGCAACTTCTGCGAAACTATTCTTGCG GTTAGCGTTCCTTACACAAGCTTGTTCAAAACCGTAACCGTCCGATGTGGTTGCTGTGCCAATCTTCTTTCGGTGAACATGAGATCGCTTGTCCTCCCAGCGTCTAACCAGATCCAGCTCCAGCTTGGTCCTCAATCTTACTTCACACCCCAAAATATTCTG GAGGAGCTGAGAGAAGCACCATCAAACATGAATATGATGATGATAAATCAACATCCTAATATGAATGACATACCATCTTTCATGGATCTTCATCAAAAACATGAGATTCCTAAAGCACCACCCACTAACCGCC CTCCAGAGAAAAGACAGAGAGTCCCATCCGCATATAACCGATTCATCAA GGAGGAGATCCAACGTATCAAAGCTGGTAATCCTGATATAAGCCACAGAGAAGCCTTTAGTGCTGCTGCCAAGAAT TGGGCCCACTTCCCCCACATACACTTCGGGCTCATGCCAGACAATCAACCCGTGAAGAAAACCAACATGCCCCAACAG GCGGGTGAGGAGAACATGGGGATGAAAGAAGGGTTCTACGCTCCTGCGGCTAACGTTG GAGAGAGACATTAA
- the LOC106296356 gene encoding scarecrow-like protein 27 isoform X1 → MPLSFERFQGEGVFGVVSSLYSDPQKIWFNQDKTGAEQDLGYVVGGVLPEPTSVLDALRSPSPLASHSSTTTTTTTTTMTLSSSHGGGTVTATATAVDDKCSQIGLDDLDGGQEQSILRLIMDPGSGFGVFDPGFGFGSGSVPVNPLLSSSFPYQEELTFSNPPSSPPAKRFNSGSHQPVFPFPDPGHDPFLVRRQQQFQFPFQFHQQQLPSSSSSLAPVPPPGTAGDDQTVIIEQLFNAAELIGNNNNNGDHTALAQGILARLNHHLSYSNNNNNKNPPFQRAASHITEALLSLINNASPPLISPENMILRIAAYRTFSETSPFLQFVNFTANQSILESCNDELGFDRIHIIDFDVGYGGQWSSLMQELASRRRNRASSLKITVFAPPPSTVSDEFELRFTEENLRSFAGEVKIPFEIELLSLELLLNPAYWPVSLRSLEKEAVAVNLPVNSVVSGYLPFILRFLKQISPNVVVCSDRGCDRNDAPFPNAVIHALQYHTTLLESLDANQSQEDESVERFWVQPSIEKLLMKRHRWIERSQPWRSLFTQCGFSPASLSQTAEAQAECLLQRSPVRGFHVEKRHGSLVMCWQRKELVTVSAWKC, encoded by the coding sequence ATGCCCTTATCTTTTGAAAGATTTCAAGGGGAGGGGGTGTTTGGTGTTGTTTCTTCTCTCTATTCAGATCCTCAGAAAATCTGGTTTAATCAAGACAAAACCGGAGCAGAACAAGATCTTGGTTATGTCGTCGGTGGTGTTTTACCGGAGCCGACGTCTGTTCTCGACGCTTTAAGGAGTCCTAGCCCTCTCGCTTCTCACTCTTCAACCACCACCACCACCACCACCACCACCATGACTCTCTCTTCCTCTCACGGCGGTGGTACCGTCACCGCCACCGCAACCGCCGTTGACGATAAATGTAGTCAAATCGGTCTAGATGATCTCGACGGAGGTCAGGAACAGAGCATCTTAAGGCTTATCATGGACCCGGGTTCAGGTTTCGGTGTTTTCGACCCGGGTTTCGGATTCGGATCCGGGTCTGTCCCGGTGAATCCTTTGTTATCGAGTAGCTTCCCTTATCAAGAAGAGTTGACGTTCTCGAACCCACCGTCATCTCCGCCGGCGAAACGGTTCAATTCGGGATCTCATCAACCCGTTTTCCCATTTCCGGATCCGGGTCACGACCCGTTTCTCGTCCGCCGTCAACAGCAATTCCAGTTTCCGTTTCAGTTTCACCAGCAACAACTCCCGTCGTCTTCCTCGTCTTTGGCTCCTGTTCCGCCGCCGGGAACGGCCGGCGATGACCAAACAGTCATCATCGAGCAGCTGTTCAACGCGGCGGAGCTAATCGGGAACAATAACAACAACGGCGACCACACCGCTCTCGCGCAAGGGATATTGGCGCGGCTCAATCACCATCTCAGCTACAGCAACAACAACAACAACAAGAACCCTCCGTTTCAGAGAGCGGCTTCTCACATAACCGAAGCTCTCCTCTCACTCATCAACAACGCATCCCCACCGTTAATCTCACCAGAGAATATGATCCTTCGAATCGCTGCGTACAGAACATTCTCCGAAACGTCGCCGTTTCTTCAATTCGTCAACTTCACAGCGAACCAATCGATTCTTGAGTCATGCAACGACGAGCTAGGGTTTGATCGGATCCACATTATCGACTTCGACGTTGGATACGGAGGACAATGGTCGTCGTTGATGCAAGAGCTCGCTTCAAGGAGAAGAAACAGAGCATCGTCTCTGAAAATAACGGTCTTCGCTCCTCCTCCGTCGACGGTGTCCGACGAGTTCGAGCTTAGATTCACGGAGGAGAATCTCAGAAGCTTCGCCGGAGAAGTCAAGATTCCGTTTGAGATCGAGCTGTTGAGCCTCGAGCTTCTTCTGAACCCAGCTTATTGGCCTGTCTCTCTCCGTTCGTTGGAGAAAGAAGCTGTTGCGGTGAATCTTCCCGTTAACTCCGTTGTGTCCGGTTACCTTCCGTTCATCCTCCGTTTCCTTAAACAGATCTCTCCAAACGTCGTCGTTTGTTCAGACAGAGGATGTGACCGTAACGACGCGCCGTTTCCTAACGCTGTGATCCACGCGCTTCAGTACCACACCACTCTGCTCGAGTCTCTCGATGCTAATCAAAGCCAAGAGGATGAGAGCGTTGAGAGGTTTTGGGTGCAGCCGTCGATTGAGAAGCTGTTGATGAAACGACACCGTTGGATTGAAAGATCACAGCCGTGGAGAAGCTTGTTTACACAATGTGGGTTTTCTCCGGCGAGTTTGAGTCAGACTGCGGAGGCTCAGGCGGAGTGTTTGTTGCAGAGGAGTCCGGTCAGAGGGTTTCATGTTGAGAAAAGACATGGTTCACTTGTTATGTGTTGGCAAAGGAAAGAACTCGTTACTGTCTCTGCTTGGAAGTGTTAG
- the LOC106296988 gene encoding autophagy-related protein 8e-like → MNKGSSFKLDNDFEKRKAEAGRILEKYPDRIPVIVEKAEKSDIPDIDKKKYLVPSDLTVGQFVYVIRKRIKLSAEKAIFIFVDNVLPPTGEIMSSVYEEKKDQDGFLYITYSGENTFGASSI, encoded by the exons ATGAATAAAGGCAGCAGCTTTAAGCTGGACAACGATTTCG AAAAGAGGAAAGCTGAAGCTGGAAGGATCTTAGAGAAGTACCCTGACAGAATCCCG GTGATTGTGGAAAAGGCTGAGAAAAGTGATATCCCAGACATTGACAAGAAGAA ATACCTTGTGCCATCAGACCTAACAGTTGGACAATTTGTGTATGTGATTCGGAAGAGAATCAAACTAAGTGCCGAGAAAGCAATCTTCATATTCGTAGACAATGTCCTTCCTCCCACAGGAGAGATTATGTCAAGCGTCTACGAGGAGAAGAAAGACCAAGATGGCTTCCTCTACATCACTTACAGTGGCGAGAACACATTTGGTGCTTCCTCAATCTAA
- the LOC106296986 gene encoding axial regulator YABBY 1 isoform X1 produces the protein MSMSSMSSPSSAVFSAEHLSPSEHLCYVQCNFCETILAVSVPYTSLFKTVTVRCGCCANLLSVNMRSLVLPASNQIQLQLGPQSYFTPQNILEELREAPSNMNMMMINQHPNMNDIPSFMDLHQKHEIPKAPPTNRPPEKRQRVPSAYNRFIKEEIQRIKAGNPDISHREAFSAAAKNWAHFPHIHFGLMPDNQPVKKTNMPQQAGEENMGMKEGFYAPAANVGMTPY, from the exons ATGTCTATGTCGTCTATGTCATCTCCTTCCTCAGCTGTTTTTTCAGCAGAGCACCTCTCTCCCTCTGAACATCTTTGCTATGTCCAATGCAACTTCTGCGAAACTATTCTTGCG GTTAGCGTTCCTTACACAAGCTTGTTCAAAACCGTAACCGTCCGATGTGGTTGCTGTGCCAATCTTCTTTCGGTGAACATGAGATCGCTTGTCCTCCCAGCGTCTAACCAGATCCAGCTCCAGCTTGGTCCTCAATCTTACTTCACACCCCAAAATATTCTG GAGGAGCTGAGAGAAGCACCATCAAACATGAATATGATGATGATAAATCAACATCCTAATATGAATGACATACCATCTTTCATGGATCTTCATCAAAAACATGAGATTCCTAAAGCACCACCCACTAACCGCC CTCCAGAGAAAAGACAGAGAGTCCCATCCGCATATAACCGATTCATCAA GGAGGAGATCCAACGTATCAAAGCTGGTAATCCTGATATAAGCCACAGAGAAGCCTTTAGTGCTGCTGCCAAGAAT TGGGCCCACTTCCCCCACATACACTTCGGGCTCATGCCAGACAATCAACCCGTGAAGAAAACCAACATGCCCCAACAG GCGGGTGAGGAGAACATGGGGATGAAAGAAGGGTTCTACGCTCCTGCGGCTAACGTTGGTATGACTCCTTATTAA